TATAAACATTTCCAATGATAGCTATATCTATAATGCCTATAACTGATGATAACCAGATAAATATATTTTGTGTAAGCCTTGAGGAAGGTTTTACAAATGTTATTATAACATTTGCCACAATTAATGCTATTAATATTCCAAAGAATAAAATTTCTTTAGATAATCCTGTAAGACCTATAGCCACTGCTAATAATGTAAGTATAATCTGTGTTATTCTTTGGGAAGGTTTCACAAATGTAACAATAGTATTTATTACATTTAAAGCTACCAATATTCCAGAAAATAAAATTGCCCTAGACAACCAAGAGCTTTTAATGTTTTTTAAAGTGTTCACCATTTTAAATGGCTGACCTAGATTCAACCAATATGCAAATACAGCAATAATTATGAATGCTGCTGCTATAATAATAGGTAGTTTTTTAATACTATCTCTATTTTTTAATTTAATAATAGCTAAAAATAATATAATGCCTACTGATGATTCAATTCCTATAGAAAATATTAGCAATCCTAATTCCGACATACGTTATACCTCTCTTTCAACATAAACCTTTGAATATGCTGCTTTTCTTGGCTTAATCAATACCGATGGATTTGTAACAGACGCTGATGGTAAAATTGGTAGTTCACTAACTGCATCTTTGCCATACTTTTTCTTTAAATCATCTAGTTCGCCAAATTCAATACAGCGCATAAGACAAGCATCTACGCAGGCTGGATTTTGCCCTTTAGCTACCAAGTCCTTGCATGCATCACATTTGTTTATAATTCCTTCATCCTCTACATACTGTGGTACTCCATAAGGACAATTCCAGATACAATATTTGCATCCAATACACATATCCGGCTCATAATCTACAATCCCGTTTTGTTCCACCTTATGCAATGCTCCAGTTGGACAACCTTCTGCACACTTAGGATTTTTACAATGATTACAAGTAGTAGAAAGATGATAAATACTTGGATTGGGAAAAGTACCTGTTTCGTATGTTTTTACATTACGAAACA
This genomic window from Clostridium pasteurianum DSM 525 = ATCC 6013 contains:
- a CDS encoding DmsC/YnfH family molybdoenzyme membrane anchor subunit, whose product is MSELGLLIFSIGIESSVGIILFLAIIKLKNRDSIKKLPIIIAAAFIIIAVFAYWLNLGQPFKMVNTLKNIKSSWLSRAILFSGILVALNVINTIVTFVKPSQRITQIILTLLAVAIGLTGLSKEILFFGILIALIVANVIITFVKPSSRLTQNIFIWLSSVIGIIDIAIIGNVYTFTGIPSWNGIGTFINFYTSVILIGGILYYSSDYRYQTEKSKKFIGTAIFLAFIIQIVSEVFYRYNLSTLGTVSASGSSILVILKYLFAVFAVIFFFWKGISGKKYNGINLIRVGNEAKLLAVLFIIVSAIISKYLFYAVFITTKIGEI
- a CDS encoding DMSO/selenate family reductase complex B subunit; the encoded protein is MSQYGFYFDMTKCIGCRTCQIACKDKNRLEVGSLFRNVKTYETGTFPNPSIYHLSTTCNHCKNPKCAEGCPTGALHKVEQNGIVDYEPDMCIGCKYCIWNCPYGVPQYVEDEGIINKCDACKDLVAKGQNPACVDACLMRCIEFGELDDLKKKYGKDAVSELPILPSASVTNPSVLIKPRKAAYSKVYVEREV